A portion of the Lolium rigidum isolate FL_2022 chromosome 1, APGP_CSIRO_Lrig_0.1, whole genome shotgun sequence genome contains these proteins:
- the LOC124654899 gene encoding auxin-induced protein 15A-like produces the protein MAGKLYHLMSRLHMARSRSSSAADVPRGHFAVYVGEQRRRFVIPTAYLRNPSFLVLLKRVEEEFGFDHPAAGGLTIPCSEGDFADIVGSAAVDHH, from the coding sequence ATGGCGGGGAAGCTGTACCACCTCATGTCGAGGCTGCACATGGCGAGGAGCCGGTCATCGTCCGCGGCTGACGTGCCGAGAGGGCACTTCGCGGTGTACGTCGGGGAGCAGCGGAGGCGGTTCGTGATCCCGACGGCGTACCTGAGGAATCCGTCCTTCCTGGTGCTCCTCAAGAGGGTAGAGGAAGAGTTCGGCTTCGACCACCCTGCCGCCGGCGGCCTCACCATCCCCTGTTCGGAGGGCGACTTCGCCGACATCGTCGGCTCCGCAGCGGTGGATCACCACTAG